One Natrinema marinum genomic window carries:
- a CDS encoding sodium:calcium antiporter, whose amino-acid sequence MRRQALGAISAALVLTLPWVAVWGTTEVLPWIATAAGVGYGAPAPLESLSTLQTVLVTGLAVLGASFLLAWAAETAEKDVPRAFAIAVLAVLAVAPEYAVDALYAWNAGVFAGTERGVEAGNLAVANMTGANRILIGIGWAGVALFTIFRRGSSTDPAVEPRSGFLADVVVLDRDIGLEVVFLLVATAWAFLVPFNGGIDIFDMLFLVGLYVLYIAVILRGEAEPETEHVGVPAYLQQFSRGRRVLTVLLLFGYAGAMIFTAVEPFAHGLEHLGQEVGVPSFFMIQWIAPLASESPELIVVIYLVNKARSTAGFNALISSKLNQWTLLIGTLVVVHSLALGRYGVLAFDSKQSAEIWLTAAQSFFAIGLLLNFELSVREAITLLALFLSQVLLEFAIIQEYFGLPIESTELLFVYTGIYLLLGLALFVRRWQSFRRLLRRTAGTVGAAMPGGSDRAHSVDD is encoded by the coding sequence ATGAGACGACAAGCGCTCGGCGCGATTTCGGCCGCCCTCGTACTGACACTTCCCTGGGTCGCCGTCTGGGGGACCACGGAGGTCCTCCCCTGGATCGCGACGGCAGCGGGGGTCGGCTACGGCGCGCCGGCGCCCCTCGAGTCGCTGTCGACGCTGCAGACCGTCCTCGTGACCGGGCTCGCCGTCCTCGGCGCCTCGTTCCTGCTCGCGTGGGCGGCCGAGACCGCCGAGAAGGACGTGCCGCGAGCGTTCGCGATCGCGGTGCTCGCGGTGCTCGCCGTCGCGCCCGAGTACGCCGTCGACGCCCTCTACGCCTGGAACGCGGGCGTGTTCGCGGGAACCGAACGCGGCGTCGAGGCTGGAAACCTCGCGGTCGCCAACATGACCGGCGCGAACCGGATCCTCATCGGCATCGGGTGGGCCGGCGTCGCCCTCTTTACGATCTTCCGCCGGGGATCGTCGACCGACCCCGCGGTCGAGCCCCGCTCCGGCTTCCTCGCCGACGTCGTCGTCCTCGACCGGGATATCGGCCTCGAGGTCGTCTTCCTCCTCGTCGCGACGGCTTGGGCTTTTCTCGTCCCGTTCAACGGCGGCATCGATATCTTCGACATGCTGTTTCTGGTCGGCCTCTACGTGCTTTACATCGCGGTCATCCTCCGCGGCGAGGCCGAACCCGAGACCGAACACGTCGGCGTGCCGGCCTATCTCCAGCAGTTTTCGCGGGGTCGCCGCGTCCTGACCGTCCTCCTCCTCTTTGGCTACGCCGGCGCGATGATCTTTACGGCCGTCGAGCCCTTCGCTCACGGGCTCGAGCACCTCGGTCAGGAGGTCGGCGTCCCGTCCTTTTTCATGATCCAGTGGATCGCGCCGCTGGCCTCCGAATCGCCGGAACTGATCGTCGTCATCTACCTCGTCAACAAGGCACGCTCGACGGCCGGCTTCAACGCGCTCATCTCCTCGAAACTCAACCAGTGGACGCTGCTCATCGGCACCCTCGTCGTCGTCCACTCGCTCGCGCTGGGCCGGTACGGCGTCCTCGCCTTCGACTCCAAGCAGTCCGCGGAGATCTGGCTGACCGCCGCCCAGTCGTTTTTCGCGATCGGCCTCTTGCTCAATTTCGAGCTGTCCGTCAGGGAGGCGATCACGCTGCTCGCCCTCTTCCTCTCGCAGGTCCTCCTCGAGTTCGCCATCATCCAGGAGTACTTCGGGTTGCCGATCGAGAGCACCGAACTGTTGTTCGTCTACACCGGGATCTACCTGCTCCTCGGGCTCGCGCTGTTCGTTCGCCGCTGGCAGTCGTTCCGCCGGCTCCTCCGGCGAACGGCCGGAACGGTCGGCGCCGCGATGCCGGGGGGGAGCGATCGGGCGCACAGCGTCGACGACTGA
- a CDS encoding AIM24 family protein, whose protein sequence is MNVDEFVNANEPREGGESFQLENGKLLDINLDGTVTTKTGSMVAYSGDISFTGKSSAEGGITGFLKEKATGEGTDVMEASGTGHLYVADQEKKIQIIELEAGDEISVNGNDVLAFESSVNYEIRTMKSIAGFSAGGMTNVFLTGPGSIAITTHGEPLVLRPPVRTDPSATVAWSGNLSPGNYVDKSLSNMIGSSSDETYQLDFSGSDGFVVVQPYEERGPQQ, encoded by the coding sequence ATGAACGTCGACGAATTTGTCAACGCAAACGAACCGAGAGAAGGCGGCGAATCGTTTCAACTCGAAAATGGGAAGCTACTCGATATCAACCTCGACGGGACCGTAACCACGAAGACCGGCTCGATGGTCGCCTACAGCGGTGACATCTCGTTCACGGGTAAGTCCTCCGCTGAAGGCGGCATCACGGGGTTCCTCAAAGAGAAGGCGACGGGTGAAGGGACGGACGTGATGGAAGCAAGCGGCACTGGTCACCTCTACGTTGCCGACCAGGAAAAGAAGATCCAGATCATCGAACTCGAGGCGGGAGACGAGATCTCGGTCAACGGAAACGACGTCCTCGCGTTCGAGTCGAGCGTGAACTACGAGATTCGGACGATGAAGAGCATCGCCGGGTTCTCGGCCGGCGGAATGACGAACGTCTTCCTCACCGGGCCGGGTTCCATCGCGATCACAACCCACGGTGAGCCGCTGGTCTTGCGGCCGCCGGTTCGAACGGACCCCAGCGCGACCGTCGCCTGGAGCGGGAATCTGTCCCCGGGCAACTACGTCGACAAGAGCCTCTCGAACATGATCGGATCGTCCTCCGATGAGACCTACCAGCTCGACTTCTCCGGATCTGACGGGTTCGTCGTCGTCCAGCCCTACGAGGAACGCGGGCCACAGCAGTAG
- a CDS encoding GMC family oxidoreductase yields the protein MSGAGRSYDYVIVGAGPAGCVLANRLSADAETEVLLLEAGKPDEEREIGIPAAFSELFQSDVDWNYHTEPQSELHDRELYWPRGKTLGGSSSINAMIYVRGQPEDYDRWAELGNEGWGYEGVLPYFKRAEHNERGPSDAHAISGPRNVADIRSLNELSEAFVEAGRAVGLPHNEDFNDGDQEGVGFYQVTQQGGRRHSAADAYLKPVLDRDNLTAVTGARVTRVRFDGQQAVGVEYARDDADGSPATVDASEDVILSAGAINSPQVLMLSGVGPADHLEAHGIDVVHDLPGVGRNLQDHLQVGVNYECEKPISLEDADSLWNLLKFLALKKGPLTSNIAEAGGFASVTDGVDRPDIQFHFGPTYFVEHGFDNPEGHGFSLGALRLRPDSRGRITLRSADPFDEPAIDPQYLTADEDLEVLLEGIKLVREILRAAPFDEYRGEEVLPGSDVQSDEGLIEYIRETAETLYHPVGTCKMGDDDMAVVDDRLRVRGLSGLRVVDASVMPTITSGNTDAPTTMIAEKAADFVRNEA from the coding sequence ATGTCAGGGGCAGGGCGGTCCTACGACTACGTGATCGTCGGCGCGGGGCCGGCGGGGTGTGTGCTCGCGAATCGGTTGTCGGCCGACGCCGAGACCGAGGTCCTCCTCCTCGAGGCCGGAAAGCCCGACGAGGAGCGCGAGATCGGCATTCCGGCGGCGTTCTCGGAACTGTTCCAGTCGGACGTGGACTGGAACTACCACACCGAACCGCAGTCGGAACTGCACGACCGGGAGCTCTACTGGCCCCGCGGGAAGACGCTGGGCGGCTCGAGTTCGATCAACGCGATGATCTACGTTCGGGGCCAGCCCGAGGATTACGATCGGTGGGCCGAACTGGGCAACGAGGGCTGGGGGTACGAGGGCGTGCTGCCGTACTTCAAGCGGGCCGAGCACAACGAACGCGGTCCCTCGGACGCCCACGCGATCAGCGGGCCGCGGAACGTGGCCGACATCCGGTCGCTGAACGAACTCAGCGAGGCGTTCGTCGAGGCCGGACGGGCCGTCGGATTGCCCCACAACGAGGACTTCAACGACGGCGACCAGGAGGGAGTCGGTTTCTATCAGGTCACGCAGCAGGGCGGTCGTCGCCACAGCGCCGCCGACGCGTACCTGAAGCCGGTTCTCGACCGCGACAACCTGACCGCGGTGACCGGGGCGCGGGTGACGCGAGTGCGGTTCGACGGGCAGCAGGCCGTCGGCGTGGAGTACGCTCGAGACGACGCCGACGGCAGTCCCGCGACGGTCGATGCGAGCGAAGACGTAATCCTCTCTGCCGGCGCGATCAACTCGCCGCAGGTGCTCATGCTGTCGGGGGTCGGCCCGGCCGACCACCTCGAAGCGCACGGCATCGACGTCGTCCACGATCTCCCCGGCGTCGGCCGGAACCTGCAGGACCACCTGCAGGTCGGGGTCAACTACGAGTGCGAGAAACCGATCAGCCTCGAGGACGCCGACTCGCTCTGGAACCTCCTCAAATTCCTCGCGCTGAAGAAAGGGCCGTTGACCTCGAACATCGCGGAGGCCGGCGGCTTCGCGTCCGTCACCGACGGCGTCGACCGACCCGACATCCAGTTTCACTTCGGGCCGACGTATTTCGTCGAGCACGGGTTCGACAACCCGGAGGGTCACGGCTTCTCGCTCGGTGCACTCCGGCTGCGACCCGACAGCCGCGGCCGGATCACGCTCCGATCGGCCGATCCCTTCGACGAACCCGCCATCGACCCGCAGTATCTGACCGCGGACGAGGATCTCGAGGTCTTGCTCGAGGGGATCAAACTGGTCCGGGAGATCCTGCGGGCCGCGCCGTTCGACGAGTACCGCGGCGAGGAGGTGCTACCGGGGTCGGACGTGCAAAGCGACGAGGGCTTGATCGAGTACATCCGCGAGACCGCCGAGACGCTCTACCACCCCGTCGGCACCTGCAAGATGGGCGACGACGACATGGCCGTCGTCGACGACCGGCTCCGGGTCCGCGGGCTCTCCGGGCTGCGCGTCGTCGACGCCTCGGTGATGCCGACTATCACGAGCGGGAACACGGACGCGCCGACGACGATGATCGCCGAGAAAGCGGCGGATTTCGTCCGGAACGAAGCGTAG
- a CDS encoding lysophospholipase, with translation MRHEVFNESGERDLVFVLGWGNKIEHENVQWLVDRLVDADYRVTVFQIPTVVTDFETEWVKPVAEYVDGLEDYRLLTHSTGGLIAEYLEGAEYRVYLSPWWGFHDDLQNPIVSLALKVPLSWSILPTGGTDREMLGELATDRQLADTPSRIAPTFLHEAKRAQAHLPPFQFPERSAVFYTPDDAVVSAATIRERAPEANQVVYEGGHQLFDSPSREEHIETILAALAEGRAALE, from the coding sequence ATGCGACACGAGGTGTTCAACGAGTCGGGGGAGCGCGACCTCGTCTTCGTGCTGGGGTGGGGCAACAAAATCGAACACGAGAACGTCCAGTGGCTCGTCGATCGGCTGGTCGACGCCGACTACCGCGTCACCGTCTTCCAGATTCCGACCGTCGTCACCGACTTCGAAACGGAGTGGGTGAAGCCGGTCGCGGAGTACGTCGACGGCCTCGAGGACTACCGCCTGCTGACCCACAGCACGGGCGGGCTCATCGCCGAATACCTCGAGGGGGCCGAGTACCGCGTCTACCTGAGTCCGTGGTGGGGGTTCCACGACGATCTGCAGAACCCGATCGTCTCGCTGGCGCTAAAGGTGCCGCTCTCGTGGTCGATCCTGCCGACCGGCGGCACCGACCGCGAGATGCTCGGCGAACTCGCCACCGATCGGCAACTCGCGGACACGCCGAGCCGCATCGCACCGACCTTTCTGCACGAAGCGAAACGAGCACAGGCACACCTCCCGCCGTTCCAGTTTCCCGAGCGCAGCGCCGTCTTCTACACGCCCGACGACGCCGTCGTCAGCGCCGCGACAATCCGAGAGCGTGCGCCGGAGGCCAATCAGGTCGTCTACGAGGGCGGCCACCAGCTGTTCGACTCGCCATCGCGCGAGGAACACATCGAGACGATCCTCGCGGCGCTCGCGGAGGGACGTGCCGCGCTCGAGTGA
- a CDS encoding LEA type 2 family protein, translating to MVRRRTWQVALVALVLIVATVAYGVVAVDRPQVESVENEWGAVTSERTEVRTEVAVDNPFLLRVGDAAADISYTVSLNDVEVATGEEKRVRLAGDESTVTVSTWIDNDEIPAWWASHVANNETTTVRVEPDIVVDYAGLRLPAESLTRTRTVRTDLLEPLATNESRQFQVANRTVFVVNETDAQWGTVTVDRTPIEASATITNSLGVPVPITQIGYTVRLNGLVVGQGVAAEQTVLEPNRTRTLEASAAIDNSKLDEWWVTHRRQGGVSNLTVDFNATVAFGGVERTLPLEFLSYQRQFRTDLFETGNATGNASANESGSDGNGGEGGGQEPAKNGTQFVGSDGASSSRGD from the coding sequence ATGGTTCGTCGCAGAACGTGGCAGGTGGCGCTGGTGGCACTCGTCCTGATCGTCGCGACGGTAGCCTACGGCGTCGTCGCCGTGGATCGGCCGCAAGTCGAATCGGTCGAGAACGAGTGGGGGGCCGTGACGAGCGAGCGGACCGAGGTTCGAACGGAGGTGGCCGTCGACAACCCGTTCTTGCTCCGGGTGGGCGATGCCGCCGCGGACATCTCCTATACGGTCTCGCTGAACGACGTCGAGGTCGCGACGGGGGAAGAAAAACGGGTCCGACTCGCCGGCGACGAGAGTACGGTCACCGTCTCGACGTGGATCGACAACGACGAGATTCCGGCGTGGTGGGCCTCCCACGTCGCCAACAACGAGACAACGACGGTCCGCGTCGAGCCGGATATCGTCGTCGACTACGCCGGGCTTCGGCTTCCCGCGGAGTCGTTGACGCGCACCCGTACCGTTCGCACGGATCTGCTCGAGCCCCTCGCGACGAACGAGAGTCGGCAGTTCCAGGTCGCGAATCGGACGGTGTTCGTGGTCAACGAGACCGACGCGCAGTGGGGTACCGTCACCGTCGACCGGACGCCGATCGAGGCGTCGGCGACGATCACCAACTCGCTCGGGGTTCCAGTCCCGATCACCCAGATCGGCTACACGGTCCGGCTGAACGGGCTCGTCGTCGGCCAGGGCGTCGCCGCCGAACAGACCGTGCTCGAGCCCAACCGGACGCGAACGCTCGAGGCCAGCGCAGCCATCGACAACTCCAAACTCGACGAGTGGTGGGTCACACACCGCCGGCAGGGCGGCGTCTCGAACCTGACCGTGGACTTCAACGCCACCGTCGCGTTCGGCGGCGTCGAACGAACCCTCCCGCTCGAGTTCCTCTCCTACCAGCGCCAGTTCCGGACGGACTTGTTCGAGACGGGGAACGCAACCGGGAACGCGAGCGCGAACGAGTCCGGGAGTGACGGAAACGGCGGCGAAGGCGGCGGGCAGGAGCCGGCCAAGAACGGAACACAGTTCGTCGGGAGTGACGGTGCGTCCAGCTCTCGCGGAGACTGA
- a CDS encoding pyridoxamine 5'-phosphate oxidase family protein — MTDFRGAWTEHEVETFLGEATIPIRIATRRPDGSLWPVALWYRYREGVLECATGANSNLVRFLRHDPDIGFDISTNDVPYRGIRGTGTTTIERDDGKAVLRDLLERYLGGTDSSLARWLLADDREEVRIEIEPREIYSWDYASRMGQGSSDGSG, encoded by the coding sequence ATGACCGACTTCCGCGGCGCCTGGACCGAGCACGAGGTCGAGACCTTCCTGGGGGAGGCGACGATCCCGATCCGCATCGCCACCCGTCGTCCGGACGGCTCGCTGTGGCCCGTCGCGCTGTGGTATCGCTATCGTGAGGGCGTCCTCGAGTGCGCGACGGGCGCGAATTCGAATCTGGTTCGGTTCCTGCGTCACGACCCCGATATCGGCTTCGATATCTCGACGAACGACGTTCCCTACCGCGGGATCAGGGGCACCGGAACCACGACGATCGAACGCGACGACGGGAAGGCGGTCCTCCGGGACCTGCTCGAGCGCTATCTGGGCGGCACCGACTCCTCGCTCGCCCGGTGGCTGCTCGCCGACGACCGCGAGGAGGTCCGCATCGAGATCGAGCCCCGGGAGATCTACAGCTGGGACTACGCGAGTCGGATGGGCCAGGGCTCGAGCGACGGCTCTGGATAG
- a CDS encoding ion transporter gives MTTESRARHGDLRQAVRFYLLDHRTWLGKGIDIALLALNLVFVAIFVAETYPLSPSLETLLWNAEIAIAGVFLLEYALRLYGAADRLGEVFNAYTLVDLLAILPTFFVLLWPGAVMVANVGFLRVIRVVRVLRFYRFTKDAEFFFGTVSDNALRALKLLLTVLVLLFVSAGLFYSAEHAVNPAVDTFGDAFYYVVVALSTVGFGDIVPVTAAGRWVTVAAILAGIIVLPWQASKIIREWTRRDKVDVTCPNCGLSAHDRDASHCKACGHVIYQEYDSSE, from the coding sequence ATGACGACCGAGTCGAGGGCGCGGCACGGCGATCTCCGGCAGGCCGTTCGCTTCTATCTGTTGGACCATCGGACGTGGCTGGGGAAAGGCATCGATATCGCGTTGCTGGCGCTGAACCTCGTCTTCGTCGCCATCTTCGTCGCGGAGACGTACCCCCTCTCTCCGTCCCTCGAAACCCTCCTCTGGAACGCTGAGATCGCCATCGCCGGCGTGTTCCTGCTCGAGTACGCCCTGCGACTCTACGGTGCAGCGGATCGTCTCGGAGAGGTGTTCAACGCCTACACGCTGGTGGATCTGCTCGCGATCCTGCCGACGTTTTTCGTCCTGCTCTGGCCGGGGGCGGTGATGGTCGCCAACGTCGGCTTCCTGCGCGTGATTAGGGTCGTCCGCGTACTCCGGTTCTATCGGTTCACGAAGGACGCGGAGTTCTTCTTCGGGACTGTCTCCGACAACGCCCTGCGTGCGCTGAAGCTCCTGTTGACGGTGCTCGTCCTTTTGTTCGTCTCCGCCGGCCTGTTTTACAGCGCGGAACACGCCGTCAACCCCGCCGTCGATACGTTCGGCGACGCCTTTTACTACGTCGTCGTGGCGCTATCGACCGTCGGTTTCGGCGACATCGTCCCGGTGACGGCCGCGGGCCGATGGGTGACCGTGGCGGCGATTCTGGCCGGCATCATCGTTCTCCCGTGGCAGGCCAGCAAGATCATCCGCGAGTGGACCCGACGGGACAAGGTCGATGTCACCTGCCCCAACTGCGGTCTCTCGGCACACGACCGGGACGCCTCCCACTGCAAGGCGTGTGGCCACGTCATCTACCAAGAGTACGACTCGAGCGAGTGA
- a CDS encoding DUF7344 domain-containing protein, giving the protein MTVRYRGHTPPPRRTSDIPGRICTDGGSSLSVDDAFTILTNPTRRHALSYLRREGSAVDRTELARHVAARKLECPPDAVPADELERAEIDLHHLALPLLRAHGLVEYSDGVVIFLEDEPTIARLLDAAEAASSS; this is encoded by the coding sequence ATGACGGTGCGATACCGCGGACACACCCCGCCACCGCGTCGGACCAGCGACATCCCCGGCCGGATCTGTACCGACGGCGGCTCGTCGCTCTCGGTCGACGACGCGTTCACGATCCTCACAAACCCGACGCGACGCCACGCCCTGAGCTACCTCCGCCGCGAGGGATCGGCGGTCGATAGGACGGAACTCGCCAGACACGTCGCCGCCCGCAAACTCGAGTGTCCCCCGGACGCGGTCCCGGCCGACGAACTCGAACGGGCGGAAATCGATTTGCACCACCTCGCGCTCCCGTTGTTGCGAGCGCACGGCCTCGTCGAGTACAGCGACGGTGTGGTCATCTTTCTCGAGGACGAGCCGACGATCGCCAGACTGTTAGACGCCGCCGAAGCCGCGTCTTCGTCGTAA
- a CDS encoding HalOD1 output domain-containing protein produces the protein MSEKSHQPTDGPTFDPRTGTYEQSYDTTDGLAIVVSAIRSVADVAGVSPVEIDPVGESVDANVLVNTVEAAAANDDADVGVTVAIHDHDVTIGGGRIVIEPPADSLRRPGP, from the coding sequence ATGTCAGAAAAGAGCCACCAGCCGACCGATGGTCCGACTTTCGACCCGCGGACCGGAACGTACGAACAGTCATACGATACCACCGACGGACTGGCAATCGTCGTCAGCGCGATCAGATCGGTGGCCGACGTCGCCGGCGTTTCGCCGGTCGAGATCGATCCGGTCGGCGAGAGCGTCGACGCCAACGTCCTCGTCAACACGGTCGAGGCGGCCGCGGCGAACGACGATGCCGATGTCGGCGTCACAGTCGCCATCCACGACCACGATGTCACTATCGGCGGCGGTCGAATCGTTATCGAACCGCCGGCAGACAGTCTCCGCCGACCCGGCCCGTAA
- a CDS encoding helix-turn-helix transcriptional regulator, translating to MPGDETAPDPVELMRRSELLAALLDGPKTPNELDEETSLSRSTIHRALESLIDQCVLAETGNAFELTGLGRAVAAEITGCHTTIETAGRLRPLLEEVDTSAVTFPLEHLADAEVTYPNRAHAHATTRRIADLMADADRIRLFAGVISPIYLDMAYEQVRNGTEVAAIFDREVVEILFSEYGRDARKAARTGCFEVLVYGHCPFALFICDETVGIAAHDDDGFLRLFVASDDPDVFQWAESLYERYRDRSEYATLF from the coding sequence ATGCCCGGAGACGAGACCGCGCCCGATCCCGTCGAGCTGATGCGCCGCAGCGAACTCCTCGCCGCGCTGTTAGACGGGCCGAAGACGCCAAACGAACTCGACGAGGAAACGTCGCTCTCTCGGTCGACGATCCACCGGGCGCTCGAGTCACTTATCGACCAGTGCGTCCTCGCCGAGACGGGCAACGCGTTCGAACTCACCGGACTCGGCCGCGCCGTCGCGGCGGAGATTACCGGCTGTCACACGACCATCGAGACCGCGGGCCGGCTCCGCCCGCTGCTCGAGGAAGTCGATACGTCGGCCGTGACGTTTCCGCTCGAGCACCTCGCGGACGCCGAGGTCACGTATCCGAACCGAGCACACGCCCACGCCACGACCAGACGGATCGCCGACCTGATGGCTGACGCCGATCGGATCCGCCTCTTTGCGGGCGTGATCTCGCCGATCTACCTCGATATGGCCTACGAGCAGGTCCGGAACGGGACGGAGGTGGCTGCGATTTTCGACCGTGAGGTCGTCGAGATCCTCTTTTCCGAGTACGGTCGCGACGCCCGTAAGGCGGCTCGAACCGGCTGCTTCGAGGTACTGGTCTACGGTCACTGTCCGTTCGCGCTCTTCATCTGTGACGAGACGGTCGGCATCGCCGCCCACGACGACGACGGCTTCCTTCGGCTCTTCGTCGCCTCCGACGATCCCGACGTCTTTCAGTGGGCGGAATCGCTGTACGAGCGGTATCGAGACCGGTCGGAATACGCAACACTATTCTGA
- a CDS encoding DUF1059 domain-containing protein yields MAYKFECFQDGCSFLVRADSTDEIVHLVDKHAAYAHDLDIERDAIEPEIEAV; encoded by the coding sequence ATGGCATACAAGTTCGAGTGCTTCCAAGACGGCTGTTCGTTCCTCGTGCGCGCCGACAGCACCGACGAGATCGTCCACCTCGTCGACAAACACGCCGCGTACGCACACGACCTCGACATCGAACGCGACGCCATCGAACCGGAAATAGAAGCAGTGTAG
- a CDS encoding DUF6884 domain-containing protein yields MTKTLALVGCGSEKRDKRTEAKSLYTSTYFAKKRQWAEGCDTWRILSAEHGVVHPATVLEPYDTAMADLSDEQTNEWATDVIADLGPQLSNFDNVVVLAGRDYFAPISDELRQAAPTVQWPFQGKRLFEQMEWLNQTSPPDQSTLGSFE; encoded by the coding sequence ATGACGAAAACCTTGGCGCTTGTAGGCTGTGGAAGCGAAAAACGTGATAAGCGGACGGAAGCGAAGTCACTCTATACCTCCACCTACTTCGCTAAAAAACGGCAGTGGGCCGAAGGATGCGATACCTGGCGTATCCTTTCTGCTGAACACGGGGTTGTCCACCCAGCCACTGTTTTGGAACCGTACGATACTGCGATGGCCGACCTCAGCGACGAGCAGACCAATGAATGGGCGACAGATGTCATAGCCGATTTGGGTCCACAGCTCAGTAACTTTGACAACGTTGTCGTCCTCGCTGGCCGTGACTACTTTGCCCCAATCAGTGACGAACTTCGCCAAGCAGCACCCACGGTGCAGTGGCCGTTTCAGGGAAAGAGGCTGTTCGAACAGATGGAATGGCTCAACCAAACCTCTCCCCCAGATCAGTCCACACTTGGATCGTTCGAATGA
- a CDS encoding DUF6884 domain-containing protein, whose amino-acid sequence MSILLVQSCSKSKNRPGEPVNALELYSGYFFKIIKKAIRDDELQDEIDICVLSAEHGLIDTTDEISYYDRHMNPDRAAEIRDDITTELRGRVAENDYEHVIFNLGSAYRSAIGDLSDLPASVQFIEGDGIGYKGHTLKQIIRGNYSSLEMEVRNATAQAN is encoded by the coding sequence ATGTCAATACTGCTGGTACAGTCATGCTCAAAGTCCAAAAATAGGCCGGGAGAACCGGTCAATGCCCTTGAATTGTACTCGGGATACTTCTTCAAAATCATCAAGAAAGCGATACGTGATGATGAACTGCAGGATGAAATCGATATTTGCGTTCTCTCGGCCGAACACGGATTAATCGATACAACTGACGAAATCAGCTACTACGACCGACACATGAACCCGGATCGAGCAGCTGAGATCCGGGATGACATTACAACGGAACTGCGAGGAAGAGTTGCTGAGAACGATTACGAGCATGTCATCTTCAATCTCGGATCAGCATACAGGAGTGCGATCGGCGATCTGTCTGACCTTCCGGCATCGGTCCAGTTTATCGAAGGCGATGGCATCGGATACAAAGGACACACACTCAAACAGATCATCCGGGGCAACTATTCGTCGCTTGAGATGGAGGTGAGGAATGCCACAGCTCAAGCAAACTGA